From one Pirellulales bacterium genomic stretch:
- the yacG gene encoding DNA gyrase inhibitor YacG: MALSICPVCGASFDPQQSSCLPFCNERCRLIDLKRWLGEEYGVPHQPSEPDEEAEPPAESD, translated from the coding sequence ATGGCACTTTCAATCTGTCCTGTCTGCGGCGCGTCGTTCGACCCTCAGCAATCGAGCTGCCTGCCGTTTTGCAACGAGCGTTGCCGCCTGATCGACCTGAAGCGCTGGCTCGGCGAGGAGTATGGCGTTCCCCATCAGCCGTCCGAACCGGATGAGGAAGCCGAGCCGCCCGCCGAGAGCGACTAG